A segment of the Ipomoea triloba cultivar NCNSP0323 chromosome 1, ASM357664v1 genome:
TGGATCAACCataaaaattccccaaaattttataattgtctCAAAATGGGGCAAACCATTATGATGTGaaaatttctattttctttcttggaaaaaaaaattctgtacAATGTGGTCTTCCTCACGATGAACACACACATTCATGCTAGAATGAACCCtggtttctctctctctcaaagcACCAAAAACATTGATTTGAATGGAAGCTAGAATGCCCAACAAACTGCAACAAAAAGATTCTCACCTCTCAATCCCTTCCCCAGAAGAAGAGAAATGCATGTTTATGCTGTGAGGCACACTTAcataaattaaacaattaaccTGAATTAGACCACtactctccatttccagtgccAAAAATCTCCACCTTCATATCTGATCTTCTGATTCCAAAAATGATAGCTGATACCCTGAAAAGAGAGTTCCCCGACGCTGCAGCAGCGTTTGTCGATTTGTGCAGCACAGAAGAGAGTGGGAGGAAGGGGGGAGGGAGAATGGACAGGAAGAAGAAATGTGTTGTGGAGGTTCAAGATGACAGAGAGTTTAAGTCCAAGAATCTCCAGGCTGAGAGGCGTCGTCGAGAGAAACTCAGCCAGAGGCTGCTCGAGCTTCGCTCATTAGTCCCAAACATAACCAATGTAATTTCACAGCTCCACTACTTATTATCCTCTATGGTTCAAGATTTTTGtgttttcttgaattctaaggTTGTGTGTTTCTTGGTTTGCAGATGACTAAAGAAACGATAATCACGGATGCAATTAGCTACATTGAGGAGCTGCAGAACAATGTGAAGGAGCTGAGCAGCCAGCTTTTGGAAATGGAGGCCACTTCTGGAGTGGAAATGGAAGTGAAAGCCCAGACTGATTCTGCTGCAGAAGACATGAAGAAATTTGGGATTGAGGTAAATGTTTTGTTTTCGATTTCTATGTGTCGAATCATGGATTCATGTCTGATCTGCAGCATTGTTGTGAACAGGCAGAGGTTCAGGTGGCTCAAATCAACGAAAACAAGCTCTGGATCAAGGTAATCTGCCAGAACAGAAAAGGCGCCTTTACGAAACTAATGGAAGCCATGAATGTTCTTGGAGTCCATCTCTATGATACCTCTGCCACCACCTCCAAAGGTGCCCTTCTTGTCACCTCAACTCTGGAGGTACAAAATCACagcaaatataatataatgttatcaTGTGTCCTAAGATGTTCTTAATTATCAGACATTTCAAAAAAATTgtgatgtttttctttttttgtgagTTGCAGTTAAATCAGAGTGGAGCAGCAGAGGCTCATCAAGCTCAGCAATTCTTGCAGGAGATTATCAACAGCATATAAGGATTTGGCAACAGATGAGAGATTAGGATATGAACTGCAGAACAAACATGACAATCTATATATCACTGTCATAGTAGGATCTTTGCTTTTTTAACAAGTTTGAGATAATTAAGGTTATCAATCCTACAAGTTACAGACCACCAGATCTGTAGTTATTATTACtacataatcattattattattatttataattaagatcTTGCTTGTGAATTCTCCCCACTACAAGAAAGATCCTCCCTTTTTTCCACTCAATCAACATAGTCTACCAAAATGGTGGGACCCAAAGCCAGCTGCTGCTAGCCAATCAAGAGGAGGAATTCTTTACAGAACAGTTCAGATTTGATAAAAGGCACATGAATCTACAGTCTCCTGGTCTGTATAAAGTTTGAAAGTAACATAGAGCTGGGCCCCACCCATTGCTACTAACATTGGACATACATACATGCAAATTCATAGAAAATGAAATCTCATTCATTGCTCCCTTCCCTGATGTTTTGTGTTTGCTCTCAAAACCAACATATCCCAAAAGAATGAAATCTTTGGCATAATGGCATTAATATGATTAATGTGACAAAACCCACCATAGATCTATCCTTCCATACCCATTCTTGACATTTGAGGTTAACCGGCCTGACTATAATTCACCACCTGACTCACCCTTTGGAAGGGGGTTTCTGGGTTTGGATTTCCTATTACCCTTTTTTATTTTCGCGATTTGGGAACAAATTGCATAACAATATGGTATAATAACATGTTATGAATTTGTCTTGATTATAGTTTCCACACTTCCAACTTATAAAAGAAATGgaataaaaatgtgcactttcTTATTAAGGAGACACCAGATTGTGGTGGTAGCCATCCTCAAACATCAGTACCCAATAAGCAAAAAAgcatttgatgaaaattttcaaaactgttttgttttgttttgttttttttttggttccttctccaaaacttttttttttcctagtcAGTAGATttccataataatattttttttttacaacccTAAGCACCTAAAATCAGAATCTCACTCCACTTTCTCTTTCTTTCAAGCTTCATCAGCTTCAGCCCCACACAACACAAACACAAGAACTCAGCCCCAGAATTTGCAGTTCATCATAAGGCTCCAGAAAAGGGAAAGCTTTTGAATCTTTCAATCTGAAATCCAGTCTCCTCCCTCCCACCTTTCTCCATCAAAACCCCtgcattttatttgatttaatcagatcaaaaaaatataagagtaacacttgtgtgagactgtctcacggatctttgacctcattaatcaaatattcgaccgtctcacacaagtttttgccaaaatatAAAACACCCGGCACCCATATCTGTTTCTTGatgatgaaaaaataaaaaagtttggATCTTGGACCATAATTTGAGGAAaaaacacaagtttttgccaaaatatAAAACACCCGGCACCCAAATCTGTTTCTTGATGATGAAGAAACAAAAAAGTTTGGATCTTGGGGCATAATTTGGGAAAAAAATGTTACCTTGAGGGCTACAAACAGGGGGGTCTTCAAAGAGGGAAAGGGATAATTGTTTATGAGCGAGGCCAATGTCGAAGAGGATGAGACCGGAAGATGGATCGTAGACGATTATATCCTTAACGGGGAGCCATAAAAACAGCTCTTCCTGGGAAAGGCCTTGGACGCCGATGAGGCCGCCGTAGGAGAGATTGGCTCTAACGACGCTGTCGAAGAAGACGCGGGTCTCGAATTTGGCGACGCAGGGGGTTTCGAGGTAGACTTGGAGGTGGCCGTCGTCGTCGAGGTCGTAGGATTTGACGACGTTCTTGGGGAAGAGGCCGGCGGGGAGGCCGCGGCTCTTGAGGAGGTCGTGGATGTtggaggcggcggcggagaggcggaggaggaggaggagatggaggaggaggagggccATGGGGGGCGGTTGTGGGAGGGGGAACGGTTCAAAGGGAAAGTGGGAGAAAGGGAGGATTTTAAGGGGGGGTTTATTATGGCGTGAAATGTTTTGGAGGGCCCTTTGGCTTTTGATGATGATTAAGTGTGAGTGAGAGTGTGTGACTGTTTCAACAATCACAAACAAAATACCCACCCACCCCCTTCCCCTCCCTTCTTGTTTATGTTTCAAGATTTTGTCTTCACCGATGATGTTTCTTGGGTGTTGTTTATCTACCATAATAACGCTTACTAAATCTCTATTTTGCCCCCCTCCCACCCACCCCCCGCTCCAAACTCTACCATGTGTCGTAATTTCATCCGAGTAATACTATACTGGCTTCTCGTGACAtgtgttaattaattaactcgAAAAAAGAGTATAATGCGGATTACGGTTCTTTTCTTTCTCTAATAATACCATGGTATgttttatcaaatattaatgTGACGCGTTTTTATTATTCTGTTTAAAAAAGGGTCTTGATTTTTTTAgaacttttgtttttgtttttgtttgtatcAATTTATTCAAATCTTTGAGGGGTTCGGAATATAGTGGGCTTGGAGCAAGTGGATTAGGaccattaatttaaaaatcacaGGCTCTAAAGAGGTCGTGGAGTGGATTTTAGATGTGAGAGATCCTCTTTACCCGTTACACATGATTATTGACAATTGTAGAAGTTGGTTGAGAAAATGATGGAGCGTTGAGATAAGCATATTCTTCAAGAATAAAATACACTGACTAACATTCTCGCGAATTTAACCCTCTAAATGAGTACTCAGTGGAGTGATTTTTTCAGAACCAATAGGAAGAGTATGGAGCGCTTTGAGTGAGGATTGATTGGGTCTCCCTAAGCCTCGTAGGGTAACGCAGTTGCATCCCTAATCATTTGTTAGGGCTCAACCTCTccttcatccaaaaaaaaaatagcaatatatataatttttctcctatttgatcaatttaaattaataaaattaataagtttaaatttattaaattttatatgatagcttttaaaaaaaaaaaaaaaaaaaaaggaaagaaaaaaagaaaaaagaaaaaaagaaactaagaGGTATTtttgccaatttttttttcttattgtcTCAATTCAATTGATATAACTAAATTACagcttttttcatttttagaaacAAACATTTGAATAAAAGGTATGGATAAGGTTGATAGTAAATACCTATGAAGtttaatatataagaaaaaatttaatatgattggtttaaCAAATTTGTAGGAGAGAGGAGttgagataaaataaaataaaacaagaagaataataagttgaaaataaaatattatgtttatgaAATGCCAAAagaatctttatttattttcaagaaTTTGGTTGGAAATGAAGGCATTGATTAAGATCTAATTAAAAATAGTCATGGGGTATTAATGAGATGACGTGAGTCTCTTTCAGTTTAACCAGAAGTCTCGAGTTACGTTCTCAGAAATGCAATTATCTTAAAACCCATGAGGGAATGCAACTATTTTAAAATCCAAAAATGCTTTGTGCTCGACATGCATCACAAACATAATTAGTCTTAGTGTGCTGGTAAGGACACTatagtccaaaaaaaaaaaatctaattaaaaatataataaaataaatcaagaCGAATTATAAGCATGATCAGATTTATTACATCTATACTATAAGATGAATtgaagtaaacaaaaaaaagtaaaagtaaatacaatatatattactGATTAGAGTAAAATACTAGCTGAATTTGAAGTGAAAGTTAAAAGAAAGTGATGATGAGGGGATATAAATGGGGTGAGTGGGGACAAATGAGAAGGGTAAAACTGAGTGAAGTGTACCCAGCACTGGACAATTTGGCTTAGACATAAAGGTTTGGTTAtatgcaataatatatattttgcatgGTAAAAAGCAGTGTATGTGACAGAATCATCATTTCAGAAAGTTGAAACACTATACCTCAGAATCATCTGCAACACCTGCACTTGTACTGTTTGTTGTTACTTATGGACGGAAACTACGAGGTttcaatctttaatttattgcatTTTATAGAATTCTCCTAATTACATATCAAATAAGAATGACAAAGAAACATACTCTAAACAAGCATAACCATGTTTTCTCTTCCTTGCTTCTAAAGTTTTAACTATCACTCGAAACTcaccaaacaccttgtgctcagatggcatgtattGATTCTCAGGGCCGGCCGGGGTTCAGGGTGGGCACCTGCCCAGAGCCCATCTCTATAAGGGGGCCCATAAGCCAtaagatatacggagtattatatatatatatatatatatatatatatatatatatatatatatatatatatatatgtatgtatgtatgtatgtattacttattatatattaaaataatatggtTAATTGTTTCTGGAAGTCGAAAACTGAACTCACAAAGAATAAAAGAGACGTTGCCGCACACCCATCGTTCACGCCGCCCAGGAGTATAAGGGTCGCCCGTCGTGCCTACGCCACACCAACCACTCAAATACTTAAAGATTTTCAATTGACTAATTCAGATTGATTGATTCATATAAGTGACAgctgcttttgttttttttttttgttaagatcgattttataataattttttttatacaatgttacctaaaaaaacatattatctggaagtgaaaaaagaaaaataagtaaataaattgatCATCCGGAAACAAATTCTTCATATAggggcccttttttttttttttttttaatttcgcccagggGCCTATAGAACCTTTGGACCGGCCCGGGTGATTCTCCCATATAATTGGTCATAAGATCGAGCCTATAGAATCAGTTCTATTCAACAGATAGTTTTACATGTCTATTGACTTATTTCGAAGTGTCTCGATATTCATTATATAATCAATAATATTCATAGTGAATATATCAtacatcatttttaaaattttttcaattcACATATAGGGCCACAAGTCCACATATATAACCACCACAAGAAATACCAGTGAGAAGCTAGCTTGAGGAGGggatttcaaaaaataattattttggtgGTTAGGGTTTGAAGGGTGATGATGAGATTAGGCAGAAGCTGGCCGAAATCACGGGCATTAGGACAAAAGAAGGGcaaggaatatatataaaagaattgcACTTAAAGAATAACTTTTAATTTGTGGCCTGCAGGCTGGTAAATGGCCGGAAAATGTTAATtaactacaaaaatataatttatgaattataatgaTGTTGTGGACAATCGCTTTTGTTATCTTTAAGACTTTTTAGGCCCCCATCTAAAGATTTTTGGTACATGCAGTGATTGCATTGTCTTGTGCTTTGTCTTAAGCTTGACCCCTCTTTCCACCACCATTAATGTACCACCTAggttttcctttctttctttcccttttaatcctatatatacattatttcaTGTGTTAATTGTACTCAATAACCCAGGCTTCCACCCACCTAGGATTGGACTTATATTCACTTAATTAACTTTCAAAAAAGGATGTGTTGAAAATCAGGAAAATTAACtcctgaaaaatgagtcatttttaagaaaacattttcatttcacgtgtttggttgcattccaaaaaactgtctttgtgcgTTTggttattttctgaaaaataagcagaattgtataattaaaattttaattgttgttaACTAACACAGATTTGACAATAACTTTGCTTTgcccaattattttttttttcaaataacaaacaaaatattaaaaaaaaaaaaagagcactGGTTTCTACTGGTTTTTGAAGGAAACAAGTACAAACTAGACTGATTTTCATAAGAAATTAGTAGAAACTAGACTGGGTTTGCACTGGTTTCCAGCGAAAACTAGTCTGGTTTCATTGAAAACCAGTCAAACACAACCCtaagtttaatttcttttactGTGATAAAAATTTGGAATAATAGGTCATGTTTCAGTCCAAACACCTTGGTTAAGTTAAGTCTAAATGTACGTCTAACCTAACCACATTATCCTCTTGCTTGCGATCAAACAACTCTTAAGATCTAGTCCAAATGAATGCCTTGGCTCAATCAACACTTTGATTTACAAGTGTTGTCCGAAAGTGTAATGTGGGTGAAACTCGTCTTATGATTCTAACCGATAAAGGACTACATACAATAAGATAAATCAATTTAGGTTAAGTTGCTCATAGTTAATTGACTTAAATCAAAAGAGTGAAAGATTAATAGATAACTTTCACGAAAAGTAGAACTTGAAATTTTGTGAAACTAtcaaatatgacaaaattgatAGGAATTGTCGTAGagttaataaaaaatgaatatctCTATATTTGAACTAAATATTCATCGCCTTTCGGATTTATAAATGTAATCATTGCGGTGTTAATTCATCAAGTCCAAGATTAAACTTTTATCATGCATAACAGTTTCATCACGCTTAAGCTATATATAAATGTTCAATTCATAAACAAATGACTAATGTGGCTAAGCTACGTTATCGAAGACTTTGTATGGGATCCTAAATTATTAGGAATTGGCAAGAGGAAGTGGTGGGTGGAGCcgaccaatcattattgcatggaccatggtccacacagctgtgtggaccaaaaataaaaagtacattatttttgtactgaaggtacattatttttatattgtaggtacattattttagggtacattatttttgtactgaaggtacattattttttatatactgtcaaataatgtacctacagtacaaaaataatgtacattcaatataaaaataatgtactttttatttttgatccacacagctgtgtggaccatggtccatgcaataatttgccggagCCGACCATTTGGTCATTTTAATGTGGTTGTAGTGTAGGCTTGGTGGCTTtaagaaaacaatttttattatggGCTGTAACCTATGTCCAAGGATGTTGTAGGCCTTGTTGGGTGTCATCTTTAATCCTCTGATCTTCTTAGCCGGCCCACTACTTTCCCAACTTCCCATTGCAGCTATGATCATCATCCTACAAACCCTACTTTTTTGTTAGTGATAAGTTGATAACGTACAATTGATTGCATGTTAATGGATGTTTTAagttatatgattatatatgtatttaatttgcTCTATTGTATGTAGTAAGCTATGAGAATATTcttaaataaatgtttttaataagaaaatatagaatATCTTTAGCTTATTACAGTCGATGATAGGCCTATACCTTAACTATTTAGTAAAAGGTAAGGTTGTTTGTCAAGTCATATCATCTCAACAATCGACCCAATCGTCATTGATAACAAGGGTGTACATGATAAAGTtaaaagaattgataattttgtttaaggatttattttccttttagtCATCTGATTATATTggtcataaaaaaattaacaaaaaaaaaaaaactattataaTTGGATATACAAAAATggttactttttttaaaaaaagaactaTTGTACGTAATCAGATAgacaaaaattaaacaaagttTTTAGGGGCGATATATTAAAAGATTCTTGATCAggtctttttttaaaagtaaaagtaaaactCTATAGACGCAATAGTCTCACCATTGATACGGtgtatgaaaaatgtttttttgatttttttttaggtacTAACTACTAATGGTTAGTTGAAATTGTAGTGTAATCATGCCAACAAATCGCCTACATATATCATATACTTAGTAAGCTAGTAGTATTATTGATTGGAACCTACTCTTCCCTAAAAAAAACACACccaaaattatgttttatatcaACCTTATTTTACTCAAACAACTTTTGTGAATTAAATATCAGATTAGCAGCAGACATTCGAGTCGTGGAAGTTAGTAAATAAATTATAGAATAaagatttgtttttatttatttattattatttttaaagaggGAATGGTTTCACCTAAACAACTTCTATTATTGGTTTGAgaaaagtaattaataatttatatacgtGATTGGAGAAAGAtgtaattgcttaattaatgaGCCTCATCCACTTTCCATTAGAGGTACTTGGTGGCACTAGTACAGTCATACAAGGTGACACAATATATTTTAGTGAgatttgaatattcacaattccttaatttaattaattaattaataattctttaTACCCATGGTGTTGATGAGATGGATGGTGTGTGACACTTTTAGTTTAACCAGATGTCTTAGATTTGAACCATGAGAATACAGTTACCTTAAAACTCATGCAGGAGTGTTTTGTCATCTTTTAAGGTCCTACTCAACATGAAcatgattaattaactttaataTTTTACGGTTCAATTgaattcatatataattttgtaataagTTTTACCACTTTTCGATtactaaataaaggtttgaatttcacattttcatctcattaaatacaaaaatatatatatatgtagttatAAGACACAATAAATTATTAGCATGCAACATTATTTATGAGATGAAGAGTAGTTTTACTTTTGCTTGGCTTCTAGCT
Coding sequences within it:
- the LOC116026418 gene encoding transcription factor DYT1, which produces MIADTLKREFPDAAAAFVDLCSTEESGRKGGGRMDRKKKCVVEVQDDREFKSKNLQAERRRREKLSQRLLELRSLVPNITNMTKETIITDAISYIEELQNNVKELSSQLLEMEATSGVEMEVKAQTDSAAEDMKKFGIEAEVQVAQINENKLWIKVICQNRKGAFTKLMEAMNVLGVHLYDTSATTSKGALLVTSTLELNQSGAAEAHQAQQFLQEIINSI
- the LOC116026466 gene encoding uncharacterized protein LOC116026466, coding for MALLLLHLLLLLRLSAAASNIHDLLKSRGLPAGLFPKNVVKSYDLDDDGHLQVYLETPCVAKFETRVFFDSVVRANLSYGGLIGVQGLSQEELFLWLPVKDIIVYDPSSGLILFDIGLAHKQLSLSLFEDPPVCSPQGVLMEKGGREETGFQIERFKSFPFSGAL